One part of the Actinomyces howellii genome encodes these proteins:
- the iolG gene encoding inositol 2-dehydrogenase, which produces MLRIAIIGAGRIGHVHAATIAAHPGAQLALVCDPFGDAAENLAATYGARACKEADDVFADPQVDAVVIGSPTPLHVPHLLAAARAGKAVLCEKPIALSMEDVDAASAELEAVTTPVMFGFNRRFDPSFAAVRTAVEAGRIGPLEQLTIISRDPAAPPVEYVKVSGGIFRDMTIHDFDTARYFLGDITEVHAVGQNLDPEIAAVGDFDAAVVTLRTASGAVATIINNRHCAAGYDQRLEASGPAGALLADNIRATTVRLSNAEVTDAQEPYLDFFLERYAEAYRLELSAFIEAVESGSPVSPSITDAIEALRLAEAATESARTGAPVRLG; this is translated from the coding sequence TTGCTCAGGATCGCCATCATCGGGGCGGGCCGCATCGGCCACGTCCACGCAGCCACCATCGCCGCCCATCCCGGCGCCCAGCTCGCCCTCGTCTGCGACCCCTTCGGGGACGCGGCCGAGAACCTCGCCGCCACCTACGGGGCGCGCGCGTGCAAGGAGGCCGACGACGTCTTCGCCGACCCCCAGGTCGACGCCGTGGTCATCGGCTCACCCACCCCCTTGCACGTGCCCCACCTCCTGGCGGCGGCGCGAGCGGGCAAGGCGGTTCTGTGCGAGAAGCCGATCGCGCTGAGCATGGAGGACGTCGACGCCGCCAGCGCCGAGCTGGAGGCCGTGACGACGCCGGTCATGTTCGGCTTCAACCGCCGCTTCGACCCCTCGTTCGCCGCGGTGCGCACCGCCGTGGAGGCCGGTCGCATCGGCCCGCTCGAGCAGCTGACGATCATCTCTCGCGACCCTGCCGCCCCACCGGTGGAGTACGTCAAGGTCTCGGGGGGCATCTTCCGCGACATGACGATCCACGACTTCGACACGGCCCGCTACTTCCTGGGAGACATCACCGAGGTCCACGCCGTGGGTCAGAACCTCGACCCCGAGATCGCCGCCGTCGGCGACTTCGACGCCGCGGTCGTCACGCTGCGCACCGCCTCGGGGGCGGTGGCGACCATCATCAACAACCGCCACTGCGCCGCCGGGTACGACCAGCGCCTCGAGGCCTCGGGCCCCGCCGGAGCGCTGCTGGCGGACAACATCCGGGCCACGACCGTGCGCCTGTCCAACGCCGAGGTCACCGACGCCCAGGAGCCCTACCTCGACTTCTTCCTCGAGCGCTACGCCGAGGCCTACCGCCTCGAGCTGTCCGCCTTCATCGAGGCGGTCGAGTCGGGCTCACCCGTGAGCCCCTCGATCACCGACGCGATCGAGGCACTGCGCCTGGCCGAGGCCGCCACCGAGTCGGCCCGCACCGGTGCGCCGGTGCGCCTGGGCTGA
- a CDS encoding LacI family DNA-binding transcriptional regulator, with amino-acid sequence MSGTGGRVTIATVAREAGRSISTVSAALNGAPGVSGATRAEILRVAAELGYEADPRARLLRAAHTGIVGVSCIAGQAFQVQLVDGLYRAAREHGHGLSLTAATEHHGEVEGVRGLVRDRCEGIVVVDSRIPYEDLASASAGLPLVVMCRPSPAPGVEAVRSDDRAGMTALVEHVLGTGRRDLVHLDGAGASCTQLRSEAFRAAMEARGLPGRVVPGGQDEEAGVRAVSVLAGRGSMPQALLCYNDHAALGALLELRRRGLRVPQDVAVAGYDDIPVAGVSAVDLTTVRQDVEVLTDTALQRLAERLPCATGRRSRAGGDRPAREDGAPLGAVGAVEHTVAPHLVVRGSTA; translated from the coding sequence ATGTCGGGCACAGGTGGACGGGTCACGATCGCCACGGTCGCCCGGGAGGCGGGGCGGTCGATCTCGACCGTCTCGGCGGCGCTCAACGGCGCCCCGGGAGTGTCGGGTGCGACGCGCGCCGAGATCCTGCGGGTGGCGGCTGAGCTCGGCTACGAGGCGGACCCGCGCGCCAGGCTGCTGCGGGCCGCCCACACCGGCATCGTGGGGGTCAGCTGCATCGCGGGCCAGGCCTTCCAGGTCCAGCTCGTCGACGGCCTCTACCGTGCGGCGCGCGAGCACGGGCACGGGCTGAGCCTGACCGCCGCCACCGAGCACCACGGTGAGGTCGAGGGGGTGCGGGGCCTCGTGCGCGACCGGTGCGAGGGGATCGTCGTCGTCGACTCCAGGATCCCGTACGAGGACCTTGCCTCAGCCTCCGCGGGCCTTCCTCTCGTGGTCATGTGCAGGCCCAGCCCGGCGCCCGGCGTCGAGGCGGTGCGCTCGGACGACCGCGCCGGCATGACGGCCCTGGTCGAGCACGTCCTGGGCACCGGGCGCCGCGACCTCGTCCACCTCGACGGCGCGGGAGCCTCGTGCACCCAGCTGCGCTCCGAGGCCTTCAGGGCCGCGATGGAGGCCAGGGGCCTGCCCGGGCGGGTCGTGCCCGGCGGGCAGGACGAGGAGGCCGGCGTCAGGGCCGTGTCCGTCCTGGCCGGCCGGGGCTCGATGCCCCAGGCGTTGCTGTGCTACAACGACCACGCCGCGCTCGGTGCGCTGCTCGAGCTGCGTCGTCGGGGGCTGCGCGTCCCCCAGGACGTCGCGGTGGCCGGCTACGACGACATCCCCGTGGCCGGGGTCTCGGCCGTCGACCTGACCACGGTGCGCCAGGACGTCGAGGTGCTGACCGACACGGCCCTGCAGCGGCTGGCGGAGCGTCTGCCGTGCGCCACGGGCCGGCGCTCGCGGGCCGGCGGTGACCGGCCCGCCCGTGAGGACGGTGCCCCGCTCGGCGCCGTGGGAGCCGTGGAGCACACCGTCGCCCCCCACCTCGTCGTACGCGGGTCGACCGCCTGA
- a CDS encoding Gfo/Idh/MocA family protein, translating to MSTSLNVAVIGAGMAGTTHANAWRQVGTVFDLGLPRVHLSTIADAHLPLAQDAAERYGYDRAVDDWRAVAEDPEIDIVSIVVGNALHRQIAEALIEAGKHVLCEKPLADTLDNARAMAQAEARAGVVTSVGFTYRRNAALAKIAQLVSDGHLGEVHHIDGRYWCDYGADPSTPMAWRYKGPMGSGALGDVGSHLIDCAELVAGPIVSVSGAVMTTAITERPVVAGHVGRGTTAESAPGRDLVREPVENDDIATFTARFASGAVGTFSVSRVAWNMPNDLILNVMGSRGRASWDLARTGEIKVDDIHSPAGLGGARTVLVNPEFPYFARGSSMAFGGVGLTQIEQFTYQAYAFLQQVAGVTDGFPPCATFADGYREMLIMDAIARSAAAGGAAVDVSDLA from the coding sequence ATGAGCACTTCCCTCAACGTCGCAGTCATCGGAGCCGGCATGGCCGGCACCACCCACGCCAACGCGTGGCGCCAGGTCGGAACCGTCTTCGACCTGGGCCTGCCCCGCGTCCACCTGTCCACCATCGCCGACGCCCACCTGCCCCTGGCGCAGGACGCCGCTGAGCGCTACGGCTACGACCGTGCGGTCGACGACTGGCGTGCCGTCGCCGAGGACCCCGAGATCGACATCGTGTCGATCGTCGTGGGCAACGCCCTGCACCGCCAGATCGCCGAGGCGCTCATCGAGGCGGGCAAGCACGTCCTGTGCGAGAAGCCCCTGGCCGACACCCTCGACAACGCCCGCGCCATGGCCCAGGCGGAGGCGCGGGCGGGTGTGGTCACCTCAGTCGGCTTCACCTACCGCCGTAACGCCGCCCTGGCCAAGATCGCCCAGCTCGTTTCCGACGGGCACCTGGGCGAGGTCCACCACATCGACGGACGCTACTGGTGCGACTACGGCGCCGACCCCTCCACGCCCATGGCCTGGCGCTACAAGGGGCCGATGGGCTCGGGCGCCCTGGGGGACGTCGGCAGCCACCTCATCGACTGCGCCGAGCTCGTGGCCGGCCCGATCGTCTCGGTGTCAGGGGCCGTCATGACCACGGCGATCACCGAGCGCCCCGTCGTGGCCGGGCACGTCGGTCGCGGCACGACCGCCGAGAGCGCCCCGGGGCGGGACCTCGTGCGCGAGCCCGTGGAGAACGACGACATCGCCACCTTCACCGCGCGCTTCGCCTCCGGGGCGGTGGGGACCTTCTCGGTGTCGCGCGTCGCCTGGAACATGCCCAACGACCTCATCCTCAACGTCATGGGGTCGCGGGGCCGCGCGAGCTGGGACCTGGCCCGCACCGGTGAGATCAAGGTCGACGACATCCACTCCCCCGCGGGCCTGGGCGGGGCACGGACCGTCCTGGTCAACCCCGAGTTCCCCTACTTCGCCCGAGGCTCGTCCATGGCCTTCGGCGGGGTGGGCCTGACCCAGATCGAGCAGTTCACCTACCAGGCCTACGCCTTCCTCCAGCAGGTCGCAGGCGTCACCGACGGTTTCCCGCCCTGCGCGACCTTCGCCGACGGCTACCGCGAGATGCTCATCATGGACGCGATCGCGCGCTCGGCCGCGGCCGGTGGTGCCGCCGTCGACGTGTCCGACCTGGCCTGA
- a CDS encoding sugar phosphate isomerase/epimerase family protein — MTLSYGAYTACLHDLPLGEALDVLKGAGLSGAEVNAGGFIPSPHCPVDALLASAAAREEYLGVFAEHGIALTGLNTSGNPVSPLPNEGLKHAEDIRTTIRLAGLLGVKEIVTMSGTPGTDASARYPSWVVNPWNGIDMEILDYQWSVVVPFFKEVDALARDNDVQVCLELHPRNLVFNVPSFERLIEETGATNIKVNMDPSHLFWQQMDPIAATRRLGPLVGHVHAKDTAVLPGAAYRGVLDTDFGHVPAQAEGKVPVAYGYWCNAWPQDPAWRFVAFGLGHDTEYWTEFLRAVAEVKPDMCVNIEHEDAGYGNVEGLEISAGNLLRAAAGL, encoded by the coding sequence ATGACCCTCAGCTACGGCGCCTACACCGCCTGCCTTCACGACCTGCCCCTGGGCGAGGCGCTCGACGTCCTCAAGGGCGCGGGCCTGTCCGGGGCGGAGGTCAACGCCGGAGGCTTCATCCCCTCCCCGCACTGCCCTGTCGACGCCCTGCTCGCCTCGGCGGCCGCGCGCGAGGAGTACCTCGGGGTCTTCGCCGAGCACGGCATCGCCCTGACGGGGCTCAACACCTCGGGCAACCCCGTCTCGCCCCTGCCCAACGAGGGGCTCAAGCACGCCGAGGACATCCGCACCACGATCCGTCTGGCCGGCCTGCTCGGCGTCAAGGAGATCGTCACGATGTCGGGGACGCCGGGCACCGACGCCTCGGCCCGCTACCCCTCCTGGGTCGTCAACCCCTGGAACGGCATCGACATGGAGATCCTCGACTACCAGTGGTCCGTGGTCGTCCCCTTCTTCAAGGAGGTCGACGCCCTGGCCCGCGACAACGACGTCCAGGTCTGCCTCGAGCTGCACCCGCGCAACCTCGTGTTCAACGTCCCGTCCTTCGAGCGGCTGATCGAGGAGACCGGGGCCACGAACATCAAGGTGAACATGGACCCCTCCCACCTGTTCTGGCAGCAGATGGACCCGATCGCCGCGACCCGGCGCCTGGGTCCCCTCGTCGGACACGTTCACGCCAAGGACACCGCGGTCCTGCCCGGCGCGGCCTACCGCGGCGTGCTCGACACCGACTTCGGACACGTTCCGGCTCAGGCCGAGGGCAAGGTACCGGTGGCCTACGGGTACTGGTGCAACGCCTGGCCCCAGGACCCCGCCTGGCGCTTCGTCGCCTTCGGCCTGGGGCACGACACGGAGTACTGGACCGAGTTCCTGCGCGCCGTGGCCGAGGTCAAGCCCGACATGTGCGTCAACATCGAGCACGAGGACGCCGGCTACGGCAACGTCGAGGGCCTCGAGATCTCCGCGGGCAACCTCCTGCGGGCCGCGGCGGGGCTCTGA
- a CDS encoding LacI family DNA-binding transcriptional regulator, whose product MPDVQAPAPGGGVRRVTQADVAREAGVSRGLVSLALSGSTQVSAASRERIVEAARRLGYRVNATAASLASGRSGLIGLVLPDLRNPFFDFLAQALQEAAGQRGLTVLIVLSRGEGEGQEAVDALVGMRVEGLILVSPAMGASAIRALGREMPVCLVGRMDVGGSVDTVRLDEAAAAVAVVEHLAGVGAQRLVYVSPASGQDPNAAERGGALARAADEAAMPFHVVVDGPQGAASDLRRALAATRAAGAGRTGVVAHNDVIALDALAVLAGLGDRVPLVSYDDTFLARREEFSITSVEQPVAAMARDAVGFLCQRSGRDPAGGPGLSAAQALAAKGRNVTVAPVLAVRRSSAPARGS is encoded by the coding sequence ATGCCCGACGTGCAGGCACCGGCGCCCGGAGGCGGGGTGCGCCGGGTCACCCAGGCCGACGTCGCCCGCGAGGCGGGGGTGTCCCGCGGCCTGGTCTCCCTGGCGCTGTCCGGGTCGACCCAGGTCTCGGCGGCCAGCCGCGAGAGGATCGTCGAGGCGGCGCGACGCCTGGGCTACCGGGTCAACGCGACCGCGGCCTCGCTGGCCTCAGGACGCTCCGGCCTCATCGGCCTGGTCCTGCCCGACCTGCGCAACCCCTTCTTCGACTTCCTCGCCCAGGCGCTTCAGGAGGCCGCCGGGCAGCGTGGCCTGACCGTCCTCATCGTCCTGTCCCGGGGGGAGGGTGAGGGACAGGAGGCCGTCGACGCGCTCGTCGGCATGCGTGTCGAGGGGCTCATCCTCGTCTCCCCGGCCATGGGCGCCTCCGCGATCCGTGCGCTGGGACGCGAGATGCCGGTGTGCCTCGTCGGGCGGATGGACGTCGGGGGCTCGGTGGACACCGTGCGGCTCGACGAGGCCGCGGCGGCGGTGGCCGTCGTCGAGCACCTGGCGGGCGTCGGGGCGCAGCGCCTCGTCTACGTGTCGCCGGCCTCCGGCCAGGACCCCAACGCCGCCGAGCGCGGTGGGGCGCTCGCGCGCGCCGCGGACGAGGCGGCGATGCCCTTCCACGTCGTCGTCGACGGCCCCCAGGGCGCCGCCTCGGACCTGCGCCGGGCGCTTGCGGCGACGCGGGCCGCAGGCGCGGGGCGCACGGGGGTCGTGGCCCACAACGACGTCATCGCCCTCGACGCGCTCGCGGTCCTGGCCGGGCTGGGAGACAGGGTCCCTCTCGTGTCCTACGACGACACCTTCCTCGCCCGTCGCGAGGAGTTCTCGATCACGAGCGTCGAGCAGCCGGTCGCCGCGATGGCCCGCGACGCCGTCGGCTTCCTGTGCCAGCGCTCGGGTCGTGACCCGGCGGGAGGTCCCGGGCTGTCCGCCGCCCAGGCCCTGGCCGCCAAGGGGCGCAACGTGACCGTGGCCCCGGTCCTGGCGGTCAGGCGCTCCTCCGCACCGGCCCGGGGCTCCTGA
- a CDS encoding LacI family DNA-binding transcriptional regulator, producing MTARQVPMPPGGRRPRMVDVARRAGVSRALVSLVLSGKPGASPANRAKVLSAAAELGYAPDVNARRLREGTRRLVGVVFDGHDAFTARVLDAAHEAVAARGRDLVLTMSSSAPSSASSASVRLVRALRTLEAQRVSGILLISSGPVDAEAAALLSTVPAVFVGAYAPAHLAGRVASVHSDDEGGMRCLVRHLVDLGHRRMAVTRVAGRRSGDLRAQAVVDEARLLGAEVLEVPAAAYDESAGVAAGREVLGALDLDPAPTAVLAANDALALGIIHVLRGQGLRVPEDVSVTGFDDAGAGPAPAVASLGLTTVHQDVEGLISSALDLLEAPPRPGEAAELVLPTRLVLRSTTAAPAVPGSTDPMPS from the coding sequence GTGACAGCCCGCCAGGTCCCCATGCCTCCAGGGGGGCGCCGCCCACGCATGGTCGACGTCGCCCGGCGGGCGGGGGTGTCGCGCGCCCTCGTCTCGCTCGTGCTGTCGGGCAAGCCCGGGGCCTCCCCGGCCAACCGGGCCAAGGTGCTGTCAGCGGCCGCCGAGCTCGGCTACGCCCCCGACGTCAACGCACGCCGCCTGCGCGAGGGCACCCGTCGTCTTGTCGGGGTCGTCTTCGACGGCCACGACGCCTTCACCGCCCGCGTCCTGGACGCGGCCCACGAGGCTGTTGCCGCCCGGGGGCGCGACCTGGTCCTCACCATGTCCTCCTCGGCGCCCTCCTCGGCGTCCTCGGCCTCGGTCCGGCTCGTGCGCGCACTGCGCACCCTCGAGGCTCAGCGGGTCAGCGGGATCCTGCTCATCTCCTCGGGACCGGTCGACGCCGAGGCGGCGGCGCTGCTCAGCACCGTCCCTGCGGTCTTCGTCGGCGCCTACGCCCCCGCCCACCTGGCGGGCCGAGTCGCCTCGGTCCACTCCGACGACGAGGGGGGCATGCGCTGCCTCGTGCGCCACCTGGTCGACCTGGGGCACCGGCGCATGGCGGTCACGCGGGTGGCGGGACGCCGCAGCGGCGACCTCCGGGCCCAGGCAGTCGTCGACGAGGCCCGGCTCCTGGGCGCCGAGGTCCTCGAGGTCCCGGCAGCCGCCTACGACGAGTCCGCGGGCGTGGCGGCCGGCCGGGAGGTCCTGGGCGCTCTCGACCTCGACCCGGCGCCCACCGCGGTGCTCGCCGCCAACGACGCCCTGGCCCTGGGCATCATCCACGTCCTGCGGGGCCAGGGGCTGCGGGTGCCCGAGGACGTGTCGGTCACCGGCTTCGACGACGCCGGTGCCGGACCGGCCCCGGCAGTCGCCTCCCTGGGCCTGACGACGGTGCACCAGGACGTCGAGGGGCTCATCTCCTCGGCCCTCGACCTGCTCGAGGCCCCGCCGCGCCCCGGGGAGGCGGCTGAGCTCGTCCTGCCCACGAGGCTCGTCCTGCGGTCGACCACCGCTGCCCCGGCTGTGCCGGGTTCCACAGACCCCATGCCGTCCTGA
- the pta gene encoding phosphate acetyltransferase produces MTRSIYIASPGAGTGKSTVALGLVACLTKVVAKVGVFRPFVDSRQDDPFLDLLLARSGSSMQASACIGVTWDEFHADPEESLSTIVSAYRAVARDHDVVLIDGSDFTDVAGNPEMSLNARVAANIGAPVLLVVAGDHSPEDVRGSVEVSIAEIADNHARTVAVVANRCLPETRGAVAEAIAGIEGVATTTLPLVPLLSAPSVREVMSAVEGTLISGDATLLEREAESVLIAAMDVAHILERLREGQLVIVPADRSAVLVSLAAAQASSGFPSLSGLVLNGGFPVAPHALRLLQGLNLPLPVVTSPQDTFTAASTAGSLRGALANASERKLDVAVTTFEKEADIDALMDALEVEASEVVTPIMFQAELVERSRADRKTIVLPEPEDDRVLRAADAILRRGIADLVLLGDDKAVRARAAELGLDIGSARVVRTDDPELLETYAAEFARLRAKKGVTLEQAREKVQDVSYFGTMMVHMGHADGMVSGAAHTTAHTIVPSFQIIKTKPGTSIVSSVFLMLLEDRVLVYGDCAVNPEPTASQLADIAISSAATARQFGVDPRVAMLSFSTGTSGQGADVDKVREATELVRAMAPDLAVDGPIQYDAAIDPTVAAKKAPGSQVAGRANVFIFPDLSSGNIGYKAVQRSSGAIAVGPVLQGLNKPVNDLSRGALVEDIINTVAITAVQAQG; encoded by the coding sequence GTGACGCGCAGCATCTACATCGCCTCACCCGGGGCGGGGACGGGAAAGTCGACCGTGGCCCTGGGCCTGGTCGCGTGCCTGACCAAGGTCGTGGCCAAGGTGGGCGTGTTCCGCCCCTTCGTCGACTCCCGCCAGGACGACCCCTTCCTCGACCTGCTCCTCGCGCGCTCGGGGTCCTCGATGCAGGCCTCGGCCTGCATCGGCGTGACCTGGGACGAGTTCCACGCGGACCCCGAGGAGTCCCTGTCGACCATCGTGTCGGCCTACCGTGCCGTGGCGCGCGACCACGACGTCGTGCTCATCGACGGCTCTGACTTCACTGACGTGGCCGGCAACCCCGAGATGTCCCTCAACGCCCGCGTGGCCGCCAACATCGGGGCCCCGGTGCTTCTCGTCGTCGCCGGCGACCACAGCCCCGAGGACGTGCGCGGCTCGGTGGAGGTCTCGATCGCCGAGATAGCCGACAACCACGCCAGGACCGTGGCCGTCGTCGCCAACCGCTGCCTGCCCGAGACCCGCGGTGCCGTCGCCGAGGCGATCGCGGGCATCGAGGGCGTGGCCACGACGACCCTGCCGCTGGTGCCGCTGCTGTCGGCCCCCTCGGTGCGCGAGGTCATGTCCGCCGTCGAGGGCACCCTCATCTCCGGCGACGCGACCCTCCTGGAGCGCGAGGCCGAGTCCGTCCTCATCGCGGCCATGGACGTGGCGCACATCCTCGAGAGGCTGCGCGAGGGCCAGCTGGTCATCGTGCCCGCCGACCGCTCCGCCGTCCTGGTGTCCCTGGCCGCGGCCCAGGCCTCCTCCGGCTTCCCCAGCCTGTCGGGCCTCGTGCTCAACGGCGGCTTCCCGGTGGCCCCCCACGCCCTGCGCCTCCTGCAGGGCCTCAACCTGCCCCTGCCTGTCGTGACCTCCCCTCAGGACACCTTCACGGCCGCCTCGACGGCGGGCTCGCTGCGCGGGGCGCTGGCCAACGCCTCGGAGCGCAAGCTCGACGTCGCGGTGACGACCTTCGAGAAGGAGGCGGACATCGACGCCCTCATGGACGCCCTCGAGGTCGAGGCCTCCGAGGTCGTCACACCGATCATGTTCCAGGCCGAGCTCGTCGAGCGCTCCCGGGCCGACCGCAAGACCATCGTCCTGCCCGAGCCCGAGGACGACCGGGTCCTGCGGGCCGCCGACGCCATCTTGCGCCGCGGCATCGCCGACCTCGTGCTGCTCGGCGACGACAAGGCGGTGCGGGCCCGTGCCGCCGAGCTGGGCCTGGACATCGGCTCGGCGCGGGTCGTGCGCACCGACGACCCCGAGCTGCTCGAGACCTACGCCGCCGAGTTCGCCCGGCTGCGGGCCAAGAAGGGGGTCACCCTCGAGCAGGCGCGCGAGAAGGTCCAGGACGTGTCGTACTTCGGCACGATGATGGTCCACATGGGGCACGCCGACGGCATGGTCTCGGGGGCCGCCCACACGACCGCGCACACGATCGTGCCGTCCTTCCAGATCATCAAGACCAAGCCGGGGACCTCGATCGTCTCCTCGGTCTTCCTCATGCTCCTGGAGGACCGGGTCCTCGTCTACGGCGACTGCGCGGTCAACCCCGAGCCGACGGCCTCCCAGCTGGCCGACATCGCCATCTCCTCGGCGGCGACCGCCCGGCAGTTCGGCGTCGACCCGCGCGTGGCGATGCTGTCCTTCTCCACCGGCACCTCGGGCCAGGGCGCCGACGTCGACAAGGTCCGGGAGGCCACCGAGCTCGTCAGGGCGATGGCGCCGGACCTGGCCGTCGACGGGCCCATCCAGTACGACGCCGCCATCGACCCGACCGTCGCCGCCAAGAAGGCCCCCGGCTCTCAGGTGGCCGGCCGCGCCAACGTCTTCATCTTCCCTGACCTGTCGAGCGGGAACATCGGCTACAAGGCGGTCCAGCGGTCCTCCGGCGCCATCGCCGTGGGCCCGGTGCTCCAGGGCCTCAACAAGCCGGTCAACGACCTGTCCCGCGGGGCCCTGGTCGAGGACATCATCAACACCGTGGCCATCACGGCCGTCCAGGCCCAGGGCTGA
- a CDS encoding acetate/propionate family kinase — MTTTATQTSTQPSTRTASDPAPGAGSRTVLVINSGSSSIKYQLVDPEAGLALASGLVERIGEEEGAIIHRHGGQELRIQAPIADHGTGLAEVLRLFDEQGPDLSRANVVAVGHRVVQGGRFFSGPALIDDEVVDTITELVPLGPLHNPAHLKGIEVARELLASVPHVAVFDTAFFQDLPEAAARYALNREVADTYSIRRYGAHGTSHQYVSGEVSALLGRQDLKQVVLHLGNGASASAVVAGRAVDTSMGLTPLEGLVMGGRTGDIDPAAVFHLARVAGMGIDEIDHLFNRASGMKGLTGDNDMREVWRRIDAGQAQAREAMDIYVHRLVKYVGAYAAVMGGLDALTFTAGIGENDARLRAEVVERLGFLGARIDPGANTERSGRARVVSGSDSAVAVLVVPTNEELAIARQAVTLL; from the coding sequence GTGACCACGACCGCGACACAGACGAGCACCCAGCCGAGCACGCGCACGGCCTCCGACCCGGCCCCGGGGGCCGGGTCCCGCACGGTCCTCGTCATCAACTCGGGCTCCTCGTCCATCAAGTACCAGCTCGTCGACCCCGAGGCGGGCCTGGCCCTGGCATCGGGGCTCGTCGAGCGCATCGGTGAGGAGGAGGGCGCGATCATCCACCGCCACGGCGGGCAGGAGCTGCGCATCCAGGCGCCGATCGCTGACCACGGCACGGGCCTGGCGGAGGTCCTGCGGCTGTTCGACGAGCAGGGACCGGACCTGTCGCGGGCCAATGTCGTGGCCGTCGGGCACCGCGTCGTCCAGGGAGGGAGGTTCTTCTCCGGGCCCGCGCTCATCGACGACGAGGTCGTGGACACGATCACCGAGCTCGTCCCGCTGGGGCCCCTGCACAACCCCGCCCACCTCAAGGGCATCGAGGTCGCCCGGGAGCTGCTCGCCTCCGTGCCCCACGTCGCCGTCTTCGACACCGCCTTCTTCCAGGACCTGCCCGAGGCGGCGGCCCGCTACGCTCTCAACCGGGAGGTCGCCGACACCTACTCGATCCGCCGCTACGGCGCCCACGGCACGAGCCACCAGTACGTCTCCGGGGAGGTCAGCGCCCTCCTGGGACGCCAGGACCTCAAGCAGGTCGTCCTGCACCTGGGCAACGGGGCGTCGGCCTCGGCGGTCGTGGCCGGCAGGGCGGTGGACACCTCGATGGGCCTGACCCCCTTGGAGGGCCTGGTCATGGGCGGCCGCACCGGTGACATCGACCCCGCCGCGGTCTTCCACCTCGCCCGTGTGGCGGGCATGGGCATCGACGAGATCGACCACCTGTTCAACCGGGCCTCCGGGATGAAGGGCCTGACCGGCGACAACGACATGCGTGAGGTGTGGAGGCGTATCGACGCCGGACAGGCTCAGGCCCGTGAGGCCATGGACATCTACGTGCACCGCCTCGTCAAGTACGTCGGTGCCTACGCCGCGGTCATGGGCGGGCTGGACGCGCTCACCTTCACCGCCGGTATCGGTGAGAACGACGCCCGGCTGCGGGCCGAGGTCGTGGAGCGTCTGGGGTTCCTCGGCGCGCGGATCGACCCCGGGGCCAACACCGAGCGCTCGGGACGCGCCCGGGTGGTCTCCGGCTCCGACTCCGCGGTCGCCGTCCTCGTCGTCCCGACCAACGAGGAGCTGGCCATCGCGCGTCAGGCGGTCACCCTCCTGTGA
- a CDS encoding RNase H family protein produces MTIIAAADGSALGNPGPAGWAWYVDEDCWAAGGWESSTNNRGELTAVLELLHATAGTEEELLVQADSQYVINSLTKWLPSWKRRGWRKADGKPVLNDDLMRALDAALRGRTVRFEWVRGHTGHPMNEAADARARAAATAFQRGTAVPTGPGWTRAGAPGGAGTGRAPGAQAPADPPPATLF; encoded by the coding sequence ATGACGATCATCGCGGCGGCAGACGGATCCGCCCTGGGCAACCCCGGTCCTGCGGGCTGGGCGTGGTACGTGGACGAGGACTGCTGGGCGGCGGGGGGCTGGGAGAGCTCAACGAACAACAGGGGCGAGCTGACGGCCGTGCTCGAGCTGCTGCACGCCACGGCCGGCACCGAGGAGGAGCTGCTCGTCCAGGCCGACTCCCAGTACGTCATCAACTCCCTGACGAAGTGGCTCCCCTCCTGGAAGCGGCGCGGCTGGCGCAAGGCCGACGGCAAGCCCGTGCTCAACGACGACCTCATGCGTGCGCTCGACGCCGCCCTGCGGGGCAGGACGGTGCGCTTCGAGTGGGTCCGGGGACACACCGGGCACCCGATGAACGAGGCCGCCGACGCCCGCGCCCGCGCCGCGGCCACGGCCTTCCAGCGCGGCACCGCCGTGCCGACCGGCCCCGGGTGGACCCGGGCCGGCGCGCCGGGCGGCGCGGGCACGGGCCGCGCCCCCGGGGCTCAGGCCCCGGCGGACCCGCCGCCGGCCACCCTGTTCTGA